The DNA window CCCTTTTCACTTCGCAGGTTCTCTCCATTCTACTCTACTCTATTCTCTTGTCCGTATCTGTAATATGTATCCTATTGAATATTTTCATTTACTACCTTATTTTCTTTACCAACTCTACAAAGCCCAGCCGCCAAGGGTAGCACTATGCGAAAGCTCGCGGCTCTACTTTATTAATTCCTGCGAATAACTTTGGGCTTCAGAAGAACCTAGTTTGTAAATATGgctactttaaaataaattaaaataaccAATACCAAGTTGTTTACTTAAATCACTAAACAACTATAGATACTAACGAAATTAAATCCGTAGTATCTTTCTCTGGAACGAGTTGAATGTACGTAACGTTGTTACTACTAGTTGTGTGTTCTGTAAGTGTGTGTCATTTCCAACAAATCTTCAGCAATAAAGAACTGGTTTTCGGGGTTGGATGAGACCTCAACACTTGTGTTCCTGCGACTTTACATTATGCGTGACTGAGATTTCAATCATTTCATGAAGAAATGAGATGCTCAAGAACAGTAAACTTCAGTAATAAAACAATATCATAGGGCCACAAGGCCGTGCTTTTCAACAAGGTTCAACAAAGTTAACTCTCTGCGACTTTACATAATTCTAGCCATAGCCTATAACTTGCAATTCTATCTTTGTACGATGCGACAGGGTTTCTAATATAATACTCTGGTGATACTCAACTCAATGGGGTGCTCAATTCAACTGGATATCTAATTCGCTCTCTGAGTTCACTGAAGCCCTATAAATACACCGTACGCCACTCCGAAACAAACGCAAACGCTCAGTGCCTACGCATAGGATGTTCACACAGCAAAGATAATCTTGAGCACAAGGGCCACTAGAAGCACAACCAACACAACAATGGCACGATCTAGCCACAAAGGAACACCATCGTCAGACGCCCTTCGTGCTTGTTGAGCCTGTGCTGCAATCGGCGCATGGACCGGTGCTTGGGCCGCCGGGGCCGGGGCCGGGGCCGGGAGGGGGATTGTTCGGGTTGGAGTGGGGTTCCGGTTGTCAAATTGTGGTTGAGGGGCCGGAGTGTTATCACCAGTAGAACCAACATCCGGTGCAGTTTGGACAAACCCTTCTGCAAGTTGAGCTGTCTCGGCATCATCATTGGTTTGTTCAGTTTTGTTTTCACCTTCTTTCTTGGCGCCTATTTCATCTCGCCATCCCATGTTCAGCTCTTTGGGCACTTCAACTTCTTGGGCGCTGGACGATGCTTCCTTTGCTCGCTCTTCGCATTCCTGAATGATTTCACTGTTTGTCTTGCCGCATGCTGAACACTTAAATGCTGATGACTCGTTGGCAAGCCGTTGGCGCACAGCATCGGTTGTCTCAAGGCCGCCTAGTTGACCGCGGGCGTCTGTTTCCATGAAGCTTCGAAGTCTACCCGTACATGTTAGTCTTTGTGACGTACCACTGATATCTCAAAGGTCAAACATACGCCACTAGAGCTGTCCTAACTCCCCACGCGGGTTGCCACGTCTCCTCATGATGGCCACTGATACTCAAGCAAATTTCACGGTTGGCCTCGAAACGACCACTTGGAGTCATGAAACGGAAAGAAGGCGGTCGAAGGGGATAAGTAGGAGGTAGAACTATACGGCCATGGTAGATTCCATTACTGTAAACCGAGTTGGGAGGCCCTCGGAGTGTAAAGTGCCATTCGAAGAGGTCGGACTCGAGAGGCTCGGCTGTGTAATCGGCGGATGGTGAATTGGATATTTCAGCTGCTTCGCGAACTAAAGGCTTCATCAGCTATGAGGTTCATCACAGAATGGATAGCATCTAATAGATGAAACAGAGTTGTGACACGTACGTATACGTCGAATCGTAGGTGACTTGGAGCTAAACTTTGGAGTCGCCATGACGAACGTATTCGTCCACTCGAGCTATCGCGCAGTCACTATTCAGCGAGGCGTAGGTTTCTGTGAATGATATTCGTGATGTTTGGAGAGAGGTAGCTCAGAGGAGCATCGCTTGACGAATGTGGGGGAGCTGTTGAATGGGAGCTAAATACGAAGCAACCACAGGCACTGATATGATATCAAAAGTACGGCCTTATCCAACAGATTGAAGGTAATTGTGTAAAAGGCGTTacaaataaaataataagggGTCAGCTTAGTCTAGGTTGTTTCCAAACTCTTGATAAATGAATGCCAGATGGTATCTCAACTAAGATCTGGTCTTGTCTGGTCTGGGCTGCCTCGGAGTCGGGTCCAACTCGAACTAGAACGGGAGCCCCACCGATGATGCACGCAAGACTCTTTTATGACATTATACGCCTTATATACATACCCATGCACCAAAGCTCATCGAACGATATAACGGGTTCGCCCAATCATAAGCTACCCTTACCTAACCAAATCAATCGCCGAATTGGCTCGGTTCACAACTCCATCAAGACTGACGATTGCCGTATCATCACCATTCTCGTCGCCTCGTCCACGGCTCCCAATTCGGTCTCTACGTACGTCAATCCCGTCATACCGCCGACTTCAATCTAAACCCGACATTCAATATCCGCTAACATTACCACCACCTGCAGTCCGAACCACCGAGCGACATCTCCAacaactccatcatggctggtCACGGTCACCACAGCTTTAACGGCCCTCCTAAGCCCCCTGTGGCTCACGTCCCCCGTATTTACCGATTCACCGCAACAGCTCTAGGCGCTGGCATGTGGTTCTTCGTAAGTCGCACTCACAGACGgcgagcttgagcttggatATGAAACATCGAGGCGAGACTTATGATCAACATGAACGAATTGCTGACGAGTTATGATGTAGCTCATGTACCGGGCAAAGAAGGACGGTATGTAACATACAACCTATCATGCAAAATATTGGTCCCTCAAGGCG is part of the Fusarium poae strain DAOMC 252244 chromosome 4, whole genome shotgun sequence genome and encodes:
- a CDS encoding hypothetical protein (TransMembrane:1 (i288-309o)~BUSCO:46895at5125) — encoded protein: MATPKFSSKSPTIRRILREAAEISNSPSADYTAEPLESDLFEWHFTLRGPPNSVYSNGIYHGRIVLPPTYPLRPPSFRFMTPSGRFEANREICLSISGHHEETWQPAWGVRTALVALRSFMETDARGQLGGLETTDAVRQRLANESSAFKCSACGKTNSEIIQECEERAKEASSSAQEVEVPKELNMGWRDEIGAKKEGENKTEQTNDDAETAQLAEGFVQTAPDVGSTGDNTPAPQPQFDNRNPTPTRTIPLPAPAPAPAAQAPVHAPIAAQAQQARRASDDGVPLWLDRAIVVLVVLLVALVLKIIFAV
- a CDS encoding hypothetical protein (TransMembrane:1 (o23-41i)); this translates as MAGHGHHSFNGPPKPPVAHVPRIYRFTATALGAGMWFFLMYRAKKDGAVLLGLKHPWDH